The segment ctgatcttgcttctgattctcttgaaggaacttccaagtcatttatgcaagaagtgagtaatggatactatgaccagtattagggaggccctgcctccggccaggtggaggaaagggacaaccaggtttattggacggtgtggattcgatggcctggcacatcagacccacaggagtataaggctctagtggacacgggtgcacagtgtactttaataccatcaagctgtagaggggcagaacccatttgtatttctggggtgacagggggatcccaagagttgactgtactggaggcagaagtgagcctaactgggaatgagtggcaaaagcatcccattgtgactggcccagaggctccatgcatccttggtatagattacctcaggagagggtattttaaggacccaaaagggtaccgctgggcctttggcatagctgctttggagacagaggaagttaaacagttgtgtaccttgcctggtctctcagaggattcttctgttgtggggttgttgagggtcaaagaacaacaggtgccgattgctaccacaacggtgcatcggcggcagtatcgcactaaccgagactctctgattcccatccatgagctgattcgtcaactagaggttcaaggagtgatcagcaagactcgctcaccctttaacagtcccatatggccggtgcgaaaatctaatggagagtggaggctaactgtagactatcgtggtctgaatgaagtcacgccaccgctgagtgctgccgtgccggacatgctagaactccagtatgaactggaatccaaggcagccaagtggcatgccacgattgatatagcgaatgcattcttctcaatccctttggcagcagagtgcaggccacagtttgctttcacttggaggggcgtccaatacacctggaatcgactgccccaggggtggaaacacagccccaccatttgccatggactgatccagactgcactggaacagggtgaagctccagaacatctgcagtacattgatgacatcattgtatggggaaacacagcagaagaagtttttgagaaagggagtaaaatagtccaaatccttctgaacgctggttttgccataaagcgaagtaaggtcaagggacctgcacaggagatccagtttttaggaataaaatggcaagatggacgccgtcagattccaatggatgtgatcaacaaaatagcagctatgtctccaccaactagtaaaaaggaaacacaggctttcttaggtattgtgggtttttggagaatgcatatcccagattacagtcaaattgcaagccctctgtatcaagtaacccggaagaagaatgattttaaatggggtcctgagcaacgacaagcttttgaacaaatcaaacaggaaatagtccatgcagtggccctggggccagtccgggcaggacaagatgttaaaaatgtgctctacaccgcagccagggagaacggccctacctggagcctctggcagaaagcaccaggggagactcgaggtcgacccctagggttttggagtcggggatacagaggatccgaagcccgatacactccaacagaaaaagagatattggcagcatatgaaggggttcgagctgcttcggaagtagttggtacagaagcacagctcctcttagcacctcgactgccggtgctgggttggatgttcaaagaaagggtccccaccacacatcatgcaaccgatgctacatggagtaagtggactgcactgatcacgcagcgaactcgaatgggaaaccccagtcacccaggaattctggaagtgatcatggactggccagaaggcaaggatttcggaatgtcaccagaggaggaggtgacgtgtgcagaagaggccccaccatataataaactgccagaaaatgagaagaaatatgccctgtgcactgatgggtcctgccgtattgtgggaaagcatcgaaagtgggaggctgctgtgtggagtcctacacgacgggttgcagaagccagtgagggacagggtgaatcgagccagtttgcagaggtgaaggctattcagctggctttggacattgctgagcgagaaaaatggccagtactttatctctacactgactcatggatggtggcaaatgctctgtgggggtggttacagcagtggaagcagggcaactggcagcgcagaggcaaacccatctgggctgctgagctatggcaagatattgctgcccggatagagaatctggttgtgaaagtacgccatgtagatgcccacgtaccgaagaatcgggccacggaggaacatcagaacaaccagcaggtggatcgggccgctaggattgaagtggctcaggtggatctggactggcaacataagggtgaactattcatagctcggtgggcccatgactcctcaggccatcaagggagagatgcgacatatagatgggctcgtgaccgaggggtggacttgaccatggacactattgcacaggtcatccatgaatgtgagacatgcgctgcgatcaaacaagccaagcgtttgaagcctctttggtatggagggcgatggctgaaatataaatatggggaggcctggcagattgattatagcacactgccacaaacccgtcaaggcaagcgctatgtgctcacaatggtggaagcaaccactggatggctggaaacataccctgtgccccatgccactgcccggaacactatcctgggccttgaaaagcaagtcctgtggcgacatggtaccccagagagaattgagtcggacaacgggactcatttccgaaacagcctcatagacacctgggccaaagagcatggtatcgagtgggtgtatcacatcccctatcacgcaccagcctctgggaagatagaacaatacaatgggctgttaaaaactacactgagagcaatgggtggtgggactttaaaacactgggatacacatttagcaaaagctacctggctagttaacaccaggggatctaacaatcgggctggccctgcccaatcaaaacttccacgtactgtagaaggggataaagtccccgtagtgcacatgaagaatatgctagggaagacagtctgggttagtcctgcctcaggcaaaggcaaacccatctgtgggattgcttttgcccaaggacctgggtgcacttggtgggtgatgtggaaggatggggaagtccgatgtgtacctcatggggatctgattttgggcgagaatagccaatgaatcagactgtgtgctgttaattgctaagtaacactgtcactgtatgtcctcattgctataattgctatcagttgtactacaagtaaggcacagggatgatgggataagaactgatctcagcagctggcgcccagcagtttcctcaagatctacatcttcagcccacggactgcgtgcacgagccacaccaggtgcatcagtcacaagctccgaaaaatacagcatgcaacagaccagcaccacccagcatctcacatgccctgagagactgttctaacagatggagcccaaagccgtggattaaaagaactcaacggacgctttggagggatggcccataaactaagggcattatatgtgtgtatatatacatatatatatacatgacaggggaaagtggtggcaattcattggaacctgctgggcatggcatagatggtatggaataaggggtggataatgtcctggttctggtggggatagggttaatttttcctggtattccatgccatgtgagccacgcccatcctgagctgccgggggagggggcaggaagttgctgcttaaaagcggactggggcgtcccgggtccagcCTGCGAGCggtggggagcggcggttccgtaatcgtgtttgtatattcccctatccgtgttgttgttgttgtttgcctgttccctttgctgttctgttaaactgcctttgtctcaacccaagagtcttgccttttcttacgattcttcctgtattaggaaggcgccagcgagcggcacgtggttctttgttgccgtccgaggctaaaccacgacagtcagccacaggaaaaaaagcatttcatttcagggaAACACAAGTAAATGTTCTAAGGGGCATAAGGGATCTGCAATTCAGTTCAAGAATCAGTCTTAAGTATCAGCTCGTAGACACCATCATGCACATGGGCACTTTGGAAGCTATGTGAATCTGCAGCCATTAATGCAATGTTTACATCTACGCCTAATAACTAGCATTGTCAGGAAATGCTGTACCAGACATGGCAGGTCATTAAATGAGCAACTGCCTCACACATGTTTCAAATAACAAGCCCAAACCCAGAAATTCCTGACAAAAATACCCTCCCATCCCCTACATTCACACCAATTTTAATATTGACAAAACGTCAGCAGTCATTTCACATTAGCAGGAAGCATGGATAACATCTGAAGATTGGTCGAGGCTGGGGAAACCTTTATACAACCAGGATAAAACTCCACATCACAGTCTTTCAAGGATATATAGATGGAAAGATGACATTTCATACAGCAGGTATTAGACACTGTGCCCACCCCTGAAGCCTGTTTGAACTTCCATGGTTTCTGCTTGCAGACAAAATTCATCAGAGCGTTGTCATTCCCTTTCAGGAGTTTCTTAAAGGCAGCCTTAGTGTAAGTGACAGAGGCCTTGGCAGCAGGCGTGGAATTATACCACAGCCCAGCCCGATGGAGTGTACAACCCCCTTTCTTCCTGTTTCAACGACACTCTCTCACCAATGTAGCATGGACTTCTCACCACATGCATACAACAGACTTCTCACCACGTGCATGCAACTGACTTCTCACCACGTGCCTGCAACAAGCATAGCATTTCTTCCAGTGACACATTATCAGACACACATTTTAGGACACATTATCAAACACAGAGGGGCAAACCTTTACCTCTTTGCAACAAGCAAGGGCAAGAATTAAACCAGAATTCACAGGAATCCTCATGCAACAGGAAAGTAAACTGATGAACCCACAACTTCGCCAGCTGGAGTCCAAACTACTATGCAATATTCAGAAATAAGACACTTTGAGACCTATTTTCCATAGGCCAGGAAGAAACCCTGAGAACTGACAAAACGCATGCCTTCCCTCCACCAGTACCTTCTCACACACAACACCCCAGAGACTCTTCTCAAACCATTCAGAGCTTGCATGGTTGTTGATCTTCCTAATTTGCAGATGGACTCCACCCAAAGAACAGTCGCACAGACAACATCTCCTTGCCATGGATAATATTTGACTTCTCAGCTTCTGTATGTAACAAGGAAGAGCATGGTTCACAGTAACCCTTTATGGAAACATGTCtgtgaaagctctttgcagctgtAAACATGAAAGACACCTACAGGAGAGTCAGACAAATGTAACAGATGGCACCTTCCACACATTATCTCGAAAGGCAGCCCACCTTCAGCACATCAAAACAAGGAAGGCAAGAAGTTAACAcctgcaaaaaggaaagaagtacATAATAAAGGTATTTAGTGGGAAATGAATACACAGTTGTCTCCTCCAAAGTTACCCTCGTGGATTTATCATAAGTACCTCAATAAAATGTTAGTTAAAAATTTATAACAACATGCAAACACATAGGAAGCACCTCCCAGATCTCCCAATATCTCAAACCAAACTTATATAGGAAGAAGACATCTGCATTGCGTTAAATTACAGCTAGGCACTGAACAGGGAAAGAGCAAACCATCCCTCTTTTATCCTTCAACAGCATATCCTAGTACCTAGTAAGTTCACACTGAAAATAACGAAAACTTCCAGTTTCTGATAATGCAATATATTTGTTCAGAAGAGCTAATACTGACAGGTAAATTGGTGTTAAGTCAGCGGACAAAATGAGAAACGACCTGGCACATGATAGAAACACAAAGCTCTCATCTAACCAAACCCAAGACAACAGCTGCCCCACTTCTCCTGCCTCACACACCTACTCTAACGCTGAACAACGAGACCACGTTCACCTCCCCAGAGAAAGAGACACCACCACACAGCGAGCTGATCAACGAAGCTTTGCCTTCCTTGTAAATAAACCTCATAGTACAGACAGGACAGAGAACACGGGTGGCAAAGAGCAGAGAAGCGGGAGAGGGAGGCGTGGCGGAGCAAGCGTGGTGGGAGGAACTcaccgggggagcggcggggtcGGCGCGGCGGGCGCCGTCGGCGTCCTCGGCGAGCAGCGGCGCGGGCTCGTcgggcggcgggcgcgccggGAGGGTGTCGCAGCAGCTGCCGCCCGAGAAGCGGAGCTGGCTCTTGAGCGAGTCGGCGGTGAGCGACACCTCGTGCGAGTAGGAGTGCAGGAAGGCGCGGACGCCGTCGATGCCCACGAAGTGCGAGGCCGGGACGCCGCGCAaggcgccgctgcccgccgccagcAGCTGCGAGCGGCGCCAGCGCCGCAGgcgcagcgccagcagcagcagcaggaaggcgaggaagaggcaggacacgGCCGCCACggccagcaccagccagcgcGTCAGGCTGACGGAcggctcgcccgccgccgccgccgccgcgctgcccagcTCCGACAGCAGCTCGCCCACGCTCTCGGCCAGCACCACCgtcagcgtggccgtggccgacaGCGCCGGACGCCCGTggtccttcaccaccaccaccaggctctgCCGCGCCGCGTCGCGGGACAGCGGCACCCGCGCCGTGCGCACCTcgccgctgtgcagccccacgcggAACAGCGCCGGCTCCGTCGCCTTCGCCAGCTCGTACGACAGCCACGCGTTCTGCCCCGCGTCCgcgtccaccgccaccaccttggcCACCAGCGCCCCGGGCTCCGCCGACCGCGGCGCCAGCTCCACGCCCGCCCAGCCCGCGCCCGACGCCGACGGCGGGTACAGCACctgcggcgcgttgtcgttctcgTCCACGATCACCAGGCGCACCGACACGTTGCTGCTCAGCGACGGCGCGCCGCCGTCCTCCGCCCgcacccacagccccacctcGCGCACCTCCTCGTAGTCGAAGGAGCGCAGCGCGTACAGCGCGCCCGTCTCCGCGTGCACCGACACGTACGACGACAGCGGCGCGCCCCGCACGCGCCCCTCCCACAGCCGGTACCGCACGCGCGCGTTCTGACCCCAGTCCGCGTCCGCCGCCCGCACCGTCAGCACCAGcgcgcccgccgcgttgttctcGGCCACCCGCGCGCTGTACCGCGCCTCCGCGAacaccggcgcgttgtcgttcacgtccagcACCCGCAGCGACAGCACCGCGCTGCTCCACAGCGACGGCGAACCGCCGTCCGACGCCCGCACCGTCACGTTGTACTCCGACACCGCCTCACGGTCCAGCACCTCGGCAGTCACCACGCGGTAGTAATTTTTAAACAACTTCTCCAGACGGAACGGGAGGCTCTCGGCGATGCTGCACCGCACCTGGCCGTTGGGGCCCGAGTCGCGGTGCTGCACATGCAGCAGGGCCACCACCGTCCCCGGCGGGGCGTCCTCAGAGATGTCTCTTAGCGCCGACGACACTGTCATTTCGGGTGCGTTGTCATTCACATCTGTCACCGTGATTGTGACTTTCGCGGTGTCGAAAAGTTCTCCTGCATCTCGTGCCTGCACCTGCAATTCGTACAAGTCACCTTCCTCGAAGTCCAGGCTCCGCAACAGCGTAATCGCTCCCGTCTCAGAGTCCAGATGGAAAATTTTTGAGGCTTTCTCTGAGATTTTCTTCACCGAGAATTTCACGTGACAATTCATCCCTTCGTCGGCGTCGGTGGCCGTGACGGTGAGCAGGGCGGAGCCCACGGGCACGTCCTCCGCCACACGCACCGTGTACTCCGCTTGGCTGAACGCGGGAGCGTTGTCGTTGGCGTCCAACACTGCCACGCGGATCCGCGCCGTGCCCGTCCGCGACGGCTCGCCGCCGTCGCTCGCCCTCAGCACCAGCTCGTGAAAGGCCGCCTCCTCCCGGTCCAGCGCCTTCGCCAGCACCAGCTCGGGACGCTGGTCCCCGCCGGGGCCCGCCTGCACGGACAGCGAGAAGTGCTCGTCACCGCTCAGCTCGTACCTCTGCAGGGAATTCCGTCCCACGTCCGGGTCGTGAGCTTCGGCCAGGGGAAAACGCGACCCCGGGGCTGTTGTCTCGCTTATTCTCTCCTCCAGCTCTATTTCCTTGAAGCTGGGGGCGTTGTCGTTAATGTCCCTGATTTCCACTTCGATTCCATAAACCTTCATTTCCCCCTCCACGATCACCTCACAGCGCAGCACGCATTGCTGCACACTCTCgcacagctgctctctgtctATCCTCTCCGCCGTCACTAAATGTCCCGTCTTCCCGTGAAGGGCAAAATACCGCGTCCTA is part of the Rissa tridactyla isolate bRisTri1 chromosome 11, bRisTri1.patW.cur.20221130, whole genome shotgun sequence genome and harbors:
- the LOC128916211 gene encoding protocadherin gamma-A12-like; the encoded protein is MTAAPPAAARLARLQACWLGRSVGLRASEPCGAVLQRGEGAGDSSRSGEPGKEPERELYRAADRPVGGGKCGGSAATMYVAGRWRCRLNRALLWCVLVTAWEAAWGQPRYSLPEEMPKGSFVGDVAKDLALDLPAIQDGGVRLLSESRTRYFALHGKTGHLVTAERIDREQLCESVQQCVLRCEVIVEGEMKVYGIEVEIRDINDNAPSFKEIELEERISETTAPGSRFPLAEAHDPDVGRNSLQRYELSGDEHFSLSVQAGPGGDQRPELVLAKALDREEAAFHELVLRASDGGEPSRTGTARIRVAVLDANDNAPAFSQAEYTVRVAEDVPVGSALLTVTATDADEGMNCHVKFSVKKISEKASKIFHLDSETGAITLLRSLDFEEGDLYELQVQARDAGELFDTAKVTITVTDVNDNAPEMTVSSALRDISEDAPPGTVVALLHVQHRDSGPNGQVRCSIAESLPFRLEKLFKNYYRVVTAEVLDREAVSEYNVTVRASDGGSPSLWSSAVLSLRVLDVNDNAPVFAEARYSARVAENNAAGALVLTVRAADADWGQNARVRYRLWEGRVRGAPLSSYVSVHAETGALYALRSFDYEEVREVGLWVRAEDGGAPSLSSNVSVRLVIVDENDNAPQVLYPPSASGAGWAGVELAPRSAEPGALVAKVVAVDADAGQNAWLSYELAKATEPALFRVGLHSGEVRTARVPLSRDAARQSLVVVVKDHGRPALSATATLTVVLAESVGELLSELGSAAAAAAGEPSVSLTRWLVLAVAAVSCLFLAFLLLLLALRLRRWRRSQLLAAGSGALRGVPASHFVGIDGVRAFLHSYSHEVSLTADSLKSQLRFSGGSCCDTLPARPPPDEPAPLLAEDADGARRADPAAPPVSSSHHACSATPPSPASLLFATRVLCPVCTMRFIYKEGKASLISSLCGGVSFSGEVNVVSLFSVRVGV